The candidate division WOR-3 bacterium genome window below encodes:
- a CDS encoding YncE family protein, with protein sequence MRRRFCLCAGCCFLVTASFAQWLETTIELPITSIPVSMVANADGTKLYVTNVNSDSSCVHIIDAVHNTVLGRIPCGSSPGGLCFNTAGNKLYVPIPDGTIAVIDAAADTVTKNLSVGRYPGGLCYDAVRNRIYCVCHDDYTLVVIDAAADTVVRRVALTYGSAVTCLNAAEDKLYIANSPWSMVEVVDLSGDSVEARVNLRDSPGPVGLSPAQNRLYCGLHVDSVVAVIDCSADTLIGYVQVGMWPLVMCHNSFADKLYCGTYAGEDVTVIDCATNSPLRTIRFPSIPWGMCADPVTGNVYVTSRMTDQALVIDGSGDSVLAAVAVGHIPGTAYWSPARHRAYIANENGRSVSVLRNSPGGVGEMPKTEARMPNFGPTIVRGVLLLPPVSGVERDVLLDVTGRKVMGLVTGTNDVSHLAPGAYFLHRLGYDVLEEILILR encoded by the coding sequence GTGCGAAGGAGATTCTGCCTGTGTGCCGGATGTTGTTTCTTGGTTACTGCTTCTTTCGCCCAGTGGCTGGAGACGACGATTGAGTTGCCGATAACATCCATCCCAGTTTCGATGGTTGCGAATGCTGACGGCACAAAGTTGTACGTCACCAACGTCAACTCCGATAGCAGCTGCGTCCATATCATTGATGCCGTGCACAACACCGTGTTGGGCAGGATACCGTGCGGGAGCAGTCCGGGTGGGCTATGTTTCAACACTGCGGGCAACAAGCTGTATGTGCCTATTCCGGACGGCACAATTGCAGTCATTGATGCGGCAGCAGATACGGTCACAAAGAACCTGAGTGTTGGCCGGTATCCCGGAGGACTCTGCTACGATGCAGTCCGCAATCGCATCTACTGCGTTTGTCACGACGACTACACGCTGGTCGTGATTGACGCCGCGGCCGACACCGTCGTGCGGCGGGTCGCGCTGACATATGGTTCGGCGGTCACCTGCCTCAACGCAGCAGAAGACAAGCTATACATCGCCAACTCGCCGTGGAGCATGGTTGAGGTGGTTGACCTGTCCGGTGACTCGGTCGAGGCCCGCGTGAACCTGCGCGATTCGCCGGGTCCGGTCGGTCTGAGCCCGGCGCAGAACCGCCTTTACTGCGGGTTGCATGTTGACTCGGTAGTCGCGGTTATAGACTGCTCCGCAGATACCCTCATCGGCTATGTTCAGGTCGGGATGTGGCCGCTGGTCATGTGTCACAACTCTTTTGCCGACAAGCTGTACTGCGGCACTTACGCCGGTGAGGATGTAACGGTGATTGACTGCGCAACAAACTCGCCGCTCAGGACCATTCGCTTTCCCAGCATTCCTTGGGGCATGTGTGCCGACCCTGTCACCGGCAATGTCTATGTCACGAGTCGTATGACCGACCAAGCACTTGTAATCGACGGCTCGGGTGACTCAGTTCTGGCTGCAGTCGCGGTTGGGCACATCCCGGGCACTGCGTACTGGAGTCCGGCGCGGCACCGCGCCTACATCGCCAACGAAAACGGTCGCTCGGTGTCGGTTCTGCGCAACTCGCCGGGAGGGGTCGGGGAGATGCCGAAGACCGAAGCGCGAATGCCGAACTTCGGCCCGACCATCGTCCGCGGGGTGCTGTTACTGCCTCCGGTGTCAGGCGTAGAGCGTGATGTACTACTCGACGTGACAGGCCGGAAGGTGATGGGGCTTGTGACCGGCACGAATGACGTATCGCATCTGGCGCCCGGTGCGTACTT